A DNA window from Chelativorans sp. AA-79 contains the following coding sequences:
- a CDS encoding GntR family transcriptional regulator gives MQRPNLRNTGEKRKKEASASAAKPNGERVRGAGSQTVYHALRKAILELELAPGSGLDEVRLSEQFRMSRTPIREALVRLAAEGLVNTLPNRNTIVAPIDFVRLPVYFEALTLMYRVTTRSAAVHRKPEHLAKIRSYQALFAESVRQRDALAMIEANRDFHVAIAETAGNHYFTGLFTRLLDEGRRILRLYYSSFDDRLPRQYVEEHERIIAAVESGDAELCERLATDHAAQIVRQIQSYLVRDTAAQVSLDAGS, from the coding sequence ATGCAGAGGCCCAACTTGCGCAACACCGGCGAGAAGAGGAAGAAGGAGGCTTCCGCTTCGGCTGCCAAGCCGAACGGCGAGCGGGTGCGTGGCGCGGGTTCGCAGACGGTCTATCATGCGTTGCGCAAGGCCATCCTGGAGCTCGAGCTCGCCCCCGGCAGCGGCCTCGACGAGGTGCGGCTCTCGGAGCAGTTCCGGATGTCGCGCACGCCCATCCGCGAGGCGCTGGTGCGGCTCGCCGCCGAGGGGCTCGTCAACACGCTGCCCAACCGCAACACCATCGTCGCGCCGATCGATTTCGTGCGGCTGCCCGTCTATTTCGAGGCGCTGACGCTCATGTACCGCGTCACCACGCGGTCGGCCGCCGTCCACCGCAAGCCGGAGCACCTCGCCAAGATCCGCAGCTATCAGGCGCTGTTCGCCGAATCCGTGCGCCAGCGCGACGCGCTTGCCATGATCGAGGCCAACCGCGATTTCCATGTGGCGATCGCCGAGACGGCGGGAAACCATTATTTCACCGGTCTCTTCACGCGGCTGCTCGATGAAGGGCGGCGCATTCTCAGGCTCTATTATTCCTCCTTCGACGACCGCCTGCCCAGGCAATATGTCGAGGAGCACGAGCGGATCATTGCGGCCGTCGAGTCGGGTGACGCGGAGCTCTGCGAACGGCTCGCCACGGACCATGCCGCGCAGATCGTAAGGCAGATCCAGAGCTATCTCGTGCGTGACACGGCCGCTCAGGTAAGCCTGGACGCCGGATCCTGA
- a CDS encoding MarR family transcriptional regulator yields the protein MSAVEPIRADPDQRDPKARLSFGPIEHSIGFLLRIAQLTIFERTFAELQRRDVRFGEFTILLAIHENPGVRQGVIADVLKIKWSNMTKLVRSLEERGLVERFVPPHDRRSVELRLTRAGRGLVEAGAPLMQEADRRSLSMLSEAERAQLLTLLRKVSGWPPL from the coding sequence ATGAGCGCGGTGGAGCCCATTCGCGCCGATCCCGATCAGCGGGATCCGAAGGCGAGGCTTTCCTTCGGACCGATCGAGCATTCCATCGGCTTCCTGCTGCGCATCGCGCAGCTCACCATCTTCGAGCGGACTTTCGCGGAGCTCCAGCGCCGCGATGTCAGGTTCGGGGAATTCACCATCCTGCTCGCCATTCACGAAAATCCCGGCGTGCGCCAGGGGGTGATCGCGGACGTGCTCAAGATCAAGTGGTCGAACATGACCAAGCTCGTCCGCTCCCTCGAGGAGCGCGGGCTGGTGGAGCGCTTCGTGCCGCCGCATGACCGACGCTCCGTGGAACTTCGCCTGACGAGGGCCGGCCGCGGCCTCGTCGAAGCCGGCGCGCCGCTCATGCAGGAGGCGGACCGTCGGTCGCTTTCCATGCTGTCGGAGGCGGAGCGCGCCCAGCTCCTGACGCTGCTCAGGAAGGTATCGGGATGGCCGCCACTGTGA
- a CDS encoding amidohydrolase family protein — translation MFDPDALVAIDFHTHAEEPCGTHHDDGYDDFQAGMAAYFKSPFPHPPTIPETAAYYRERRIGAVIFPVDAERESGYRRYNNEEMAALAAEHSDVLIPFASIDPAKGKMGAREARRLVEHFGIRGFKFHPTFQGFYPNDRSAYVLYEAIAEAGVPALFHTGQTGVGAGMRGGNNMRLKYSNPIYLDDVAADFPDMQIIMAHPSFPWQEEALAVATHKPNVWIDLSGWSPKYFPPILVKYANSLLKDRVLFGSDWPAILPDRWLADFEKLDIKPDVRPLILKENARRLLGI, via the coding sequence ATGTTCGATCCGGACGCACTCGTCGCCATCGATTTCCACACCCACGCCGAGGAGCCCTGCGGAACGCATCACGACGACGGCTATGACGATTTCCAGGCCGGCATGGCGGCCTATTTCAAATCACCCTTTCCCCATCCGCCCACCATTCCGGAGACTGCCGCCTACTATCGCGAGCGCCGGATCGGCGCGGTGATCTTCCCGGTCGACGCGGAGCGGGAGTCCGGCTATCGCCGCTACAACAACGAGGAGATGGCGGCGCTGGCGGCCGAACACAGCGATGTGCTCATCCCCTTCGCCTCGATCGATCCGGCCAAGGGCAAGATGGGTGCGCGCGAGGCGCGGCGGCTGGTCGAGCATTTCGGCATCCGCGGCTTCAAGTTCCATCCGACCTTCCAGGGCTTCTATCCGAACGACCGCAGCGCCTATGTGCTCTACGAGGCGATCGCGGAAGCGGGCGTGCCGGCGCTCTTCCACACGGGGCAGACGGGCGTCGGCGCGGGCATGCGGGGCGGCAACAATATGCGCCTCAAATACTCGAACCCGATCTATCTCGACGATGTCGCGGCCGACTTCCCGGACATGCAGATCATCATGGCCCACCCCTCCTTCCCCTGGCAGGAGGAGGCGCTGGCGGTCGCCACCCACAAGCCGAATGTGTGGATCGACCTGTCCGGCTGGTCGCCGAAATATTTCCCGCCGATCCTGGTGAAATACGCGAATTCGCTGCTCAAGGACCGGGTTCTCTTCGGCTCCGACTGGCCGGCGATCCTGCCCGACCGGTGGCTCGCCGATTTCGAGAAGCTCGACATCAAGCCGGATGTGCGGCCCCTGATCCTGAAGGAGAATGCCAGGCGGCTGCTGGGAATCTGA
- a CDS encoding TRAP transporter large permease, producing MSVTTGLAGIAVLLVLLALRVPVAVALILVSFGGIWLMLGFTPAVGILTTTPYDFVASWTLSAVPMFLLMGFVAYHAGLTTSLFGAANRALRRMPGGLGMAAVLACTGFASVCGSSLACAAAMGRIAIPEMIRAGYRPSFATGTLAAGGTIGALIPPSILMIIYGVFAETSVTKVFLGGISVGVLTAASYCLLIYVVAKLRPDVVPLPEKDGAAIQEVGVWRAIWPLLALIALVFGGLFSGLFTATEAGAIGAAGAIVIALVTRELNWKRFRMALLETVGTSVSLFIIGVGAVMFTRFLGLSGTAGFISSAVTAWDLNYVELMILIVVLYLILGMFMEPFGAMLVTLPVLLPLLNTASISLVWFGVLLVKLLEVGMITPPLGMNVFVIRNVAGQYASLNDVFRGVSLFIVTDIVIIALLIAFPGLVLAIADLRAH from the coding sequence GTGAGCGTCACCACCGGGCTTGCCGGAATCGCCGTCCTTCTTGTCCTTCTGGCGTTGCGCGTGCCGGTCGCGGTGGCGCTCATCCTCGTCTCCTTTGGCGGGATCTGGCTGATGCTGGGCTTCACGCCGGCCGTCGGCATCCTGACGACGACGCCTTACGATTTCGTGGCGAGCTGGACACTGTCGGCCGTGCCCATGTTCCTGCTCATGGGTTTCGTCGCCTATCACGCGGGGCTGACCACGAGCCTCTTCGGCGCCGCCAACCGGGCGCTCCGCCGCATGCCGGGCGGTCTCGGCATGGCGGCCGTGCTTGCCTGCACGGGCTTTGCCTCCGTCTGCGGATCGAGCCTCGCCTGCGCGGCCGCGATGGGGCGAATCGCCATCCCCGAGATGATCAGGGCCGGCTACCGGCCGAGCTTCGCCACGGGCACGCTCGCCGCCGGCGGCACGATCGGCGCGCTGATCCCGCCATCCATCCTCATGATCATTTATGGCGTCTTCGCCGAGACCTCGGTGACCAAGGTGTTCCTCGGCGGCATCTCGGTGGGCGTGCTCACCGCCGCCTCGTACTGCCTGCTGATCTATGTCGTCGCCAAGCTGCGTCCCGATGTCGTCCCGCTGCCGGAAAAGGATGGCGCGGCAATCCAGGAGGTCGGGGTCTGGCGGGCCATCTGGCCGCTTCTGGCGCTCATCGCCCTCGTCTTCGGCGGCCTCTTCAGCGGCCTCTTCACCGCCACCGAGGCGGGGGCGATCGGTGCGGCCGGCGCGATCGTCATCGCACTCGTCACCCGGGAGCTCAACTGGAAGCGCTTCCGGATGGCACTGCTGGAAACCGTCGGCACCTCGGTTTCTCTTTTCATCATCGGCGTGGGCGCGGTCATGTTCACGCGATTCCTGGGGTTGAGCGGTACTGCGGGCTTCATAAGCTCCGCGGTCACCGCCTGGGACCTGAACTATGTCGAGCTCATGATCCTGATCGTGGTGCTCTATCTGATCCTCGGAATGTTCATGGAGCCTTTCGGGGCCATGCTGGTCACGCTTCCGGTGCTCCTGCCGCTGCTCAATACCGCCTCCATCAGCCTCGTCTGGTTCGGCGTGCTGCTCGTCAAGCTTCTCGAAGTGGGCATGATCACGCCGCCGCTCGGCATGAACGTCTTCGTCATCCGCAATGTCGCCGGCCAATATGCCAGCCTCAACGATGTCTTCCGCGGCGTGTCTCTCTTCATCGTCACCGACATCGTAATCATCGCGCTTCTCATCGCCTTTCCCGGCCTCGTCCTTGCCATTGCCGATCTGCGCGCGCATTGA
- a CDS encoding crotonase/enoyl-CoA hydratase family protein — protein sequence MPLVTYELADDVAVLTLSRPEKRNAMSDAMLGDLGDAVDRAAREAKAGVLRGEGQHFCAGLDLAEHVDKSLMEGIAGSRGWHAVFNRIQRGTIPYFVALHGAVVGGGLELAAVGHVRVAEPNTYFALPEGQRGIFVGGGGSVNVARLIGVSRMMDMMLTGRVLSVEEAERYGAVSYLAEPGGAFAKAMELARRAAGNAPLSNYLIINALQRIHDSGHDEGLFFESMIASLTQGTPEAHERLRAFLDKKAARLAIPNGEEAGG from the coding sequence ATGCCGCTGGTCACATACGAACTTGCCGACGATGTCGCGGTGCTCACGCTCTCCCGCCCGGAAAAGCGCAATGCGATGAGCGATGCGATGCTGGGCGACCTCGGTGATGCTGTCGACCGGGCGGCGCGCGAGGCGAAAGCCGGGGTGCTGCGGGGCGAGGGGCAGCACTTCTGCGCCGGGCTCGACCTCGCGGAGCATGTGGACAAGTCGCTGATGGAGGGCATCGCCGGCTCGCGCGGCTGGCATGCCGTCTTCAACCGCATACAGCGCGGCACCATCCCGTATTTCGTGGCGCTGCACGGGGCGGTTGTCGGCGGCGGCCTGGAGCTGGCGGCCGTCGGGCATGTTCGCGTCGCGGAGCCCAACACCTATTTTGCTCTCCCGGAAGGGCAAAGAGGCATCTTCGTCGGTGGCGGCGGTTCGGTCAATGTCGCGCGCCTGATCGGCGTTTCCCGCATGATGGACATGATGCTCACGGGCCGCGTCCTCTCGGTGGAGGAGGCGGAGCGCTACGGTGCCGTGAGTTACCTCGCCGAGCCGGGCGGGGCCTTCGCCAAGGCCATGGAGCTTGCGCGTAGAGCCGCGGGCAACGCACCGCTTTCCAACTATCTCATCATCAATGCCCTGCAGCGGATCCATGACAGCGGCCATGACGAGGGGCTGTTCTTCGAATCGATGATCGCGTCGCTCACCCAGGGTACGCCGGAAGCGCATGAGAGGTTGCGCGCCTTTCTCGACAAGAAGGCCGCGCGCCTTGCGATTCCCAACGGAGAGGAGGCAGGCGGATGA
- a CDS encoding TRAP transporter small permease, protein MRSRILALVRQLTSLLALVGAVGVLAMLLHVTADVVARQVLTRSIPATVEIVSRYYMLLIAFLPLGWTERRGEMISVDLFSGLFRGPLDRINMAFVHLLSLAAFLLLAYTTWFAAMREFGAKSFVLSLSVAVPVWPGFFILPVAFALASVVTALRLYLCLTGQEDAEAFTETGERGTQP, encoded by the coding sequence ATGCGCTCCCGCATCCTTGCCTTGGTCCGGCAACTCACGAGCCTGCTCGCCCTCGTCGGGGCTGTCGGCGTGCTGGCGATGCTCCTCCATGTCACTGCGGATGTCGTCGCGCGGCAGGTTCTTACCCGCTCCATCCCGGCCACGGTGGAGATCGTGTCTCGCTACTACATGCTGCTCATCGCCTTCCTGCCGCTCGGCTGGACCGAGCGGCGCGGAGAGATGATCAGCGTCGATCTCTTCTCCGGCCTCTTCCGAGGGCCCCTCGACCGGATCAACATGGCCTTCGTCCATCTCCTCAGCCTCGCGGCCTTCCTGTTGCTGGCTTACACCACCTGGTTCGCGGCCATGCGCGAATTCGGGGCCAAGAGCTTCGTGCTCTCGCTCAGCGTGGCGGTGCCGGTCTGGCCGGGCTTCTTCATCCTGCCGGTCGCCTTTGCGCTCGCAAGCGTCGTCACCGCGCTCAGGCTCTATCTCTGCCTGACGGGACAGGAAGATGCAGAGGCATTCACGGAAACGGGCGAAAGGGGAACCCAACCGTGA
- a CDS encoding C4-dicarboxylate TRAP transporter substrate-binding protein, producing the protein MKALVTAALALGLCSSMVAAEARDLRLAPGAPPAHPAYDPLYSTLVEELPKETDGALTGTVLGTEVVNIGGMKGALQSGIAEVGNLLPLYFPGDLPNSALIGDLAFLGRDPHVMGAAMTEYVVTCEDCQAEFAKLGAVFLGAGSSDVYVLLTTKPVRTKADLQALRLRSGGAPFARWAEYVGASPVNVPVSDTFESMSQGVIDGTMGSISDLMSYRLVDLARYVIELPLGTYHATSNFTVNSDAWKSLSAEERRGFVRAANKGNVAFTENWGFERPDIARKAAADAGLEFIEPEQELVDATAAFTEEDLQKAAGIAESQYGISDAAAKVARFRELVTKWTGLVEEAGHDPQKIAEAIQAEVWDKVDYETYGM; encoded by the coding sequence ATGAAAGCCTTAGTCACCGCTGCATTGGCCTTGGGCCTCTGCTCGTCCATGGTCGCGGCCGAGGCCCGCGACCTTCGGCTCGCGCCCGGCGCGCCGCCGGCGCATCCCGCCTATGATCCGCTCTACTCCACGCTGGTGGAGGAACTGCCGAAGGAGACCGATGGCGCGCTCACCGGCACGGTGCTCGGCACCGAGGTGGTGAATATCGGCGGCATGAAGGGCGCCCTGCAGTCCGGCATCGCCGAGGTGGGCAATCTCTTGCCGCTCTACTTCCCCGGAGACCTGCCGAACTCGGCGCTCATCGGCGACCTCGCCTTCCTCGGCCGCGATCCGCATGTCATGGGTGCGGCGATGACCGAATATGTCGTCACCTGCGAGGACTGCCAGGCCGAGTTCGCCAAGCTCGGCGCCGTCTTCCTGGGCGCCGGCTCGTCTGATGTCTACGTTCTTCTCACCACCAAGCCCGTGCGCACGAAGGCCGATCTGCAGGCCCTGCGCCTCAGGAGCGGCGGAGCGCCCTTCGCCCGCTGGGCCGAATATGTCGGCGCGTCGCCCGTCAATGTGCCGGTCTCCGACACGTTCGAGAGCATGTCGCAGGGTGTGATCGACGGCACGATGGGCTCCATCTCCGACCTCATGTCCTACCGGCTGGTGGACCTCGCCCGCTACGTGATCGAGCTGCCGCTGGGCACCTATCACGCGACCTCCAATTTCACGGTGAATTCCGACGCCTGGAAGTCGCTCAGCGCGGAGGAGCGCCGCGGTTTCGTCCGCGCTGCCAACAAGGGCAATGTCGCCTTCACGGAGAACTGGGGTTTCGAGCGGCCGGACATCGCGCGCAAGGCCGCGGCCGACGCCGGGCTCGAATTCATCGAGCCGGAGCAGGAACTGGTGGACGCCACCGCCGCCTTCACCGAAGAGGACCTGCAGAAGGCGGCCGGCATCGCGGAGAGCCAGTACGGGATTTCCGACGCTGCGGCCAAGGTCGCCCGCTTCCGGGAACTGGTCACCAAATGGACCGGTCTCGTCGAGGAAGCCGGGCACGACCCGCAGAAGATCGCCGAGGCGATCCAGGCGGAGGTCTGGGACAAGGTCGACTACGAGACATACGGCATGTGA